A genome region from Gouania willdenowi chromosome 9, fGouWil2.1, whole genome shotgun sequence includes the following:
- the vsig8b gene encoding V-set and immunoglobulin domain-containing protein 8b, protein MEPLFTSMWQKVVLMFVIIQLKTEAMEVTSSGPKTIQKAQGETVILGCTYSPGSQDTGELDIEWTNLSPDMTQKDKLILSYSGGQTHNYADYSLSNRLTFITNPGQGDASISISNLKSTDTATYQCKVKKTPGIDSRKVTVVVLVPPSRPKCWVEGGEEKGTTVSLRCNSAQGSIPLSYVWRREGGSIPATATQDPQTGELLIKNHTDGNVGTYVCEVKNPVSKAECKYSLHAYNPTNKVGVIVGAVIGALLGLLLLLLLIWLLICCCHKRRYEKEVANEIREDVQAPESRPASRQSSLRSIMGYRTHHGVHYSSVRNNLSSIREPGNSFRSGSQGPITPDKPTTLNYDHRYGYPV, encoded by the exons ATGGAGCCTCTATTCACAAGCATGTGGCAAAAAGTTGTTTTGATGTTTGTGATAATCCAGCTGAAGACAG AGGCAATGGAGGTGACATCATCAGGGCCAAAAACCATCCAAAAAGCTCAGGGGGAGACAGTGATCTTGGGATGCACTTACAGCCCCGGCTCCCAGGACACAGGAGAGCTGGACATCGAGTGGACCAATCTGAGCCCGGATATGACACAGAAAGACAAACTG ATTTTATCTTATTCAGGTGGGCAGACACATAACTACGCAGACTACAGCCTCTCCAATAGGCTCACTTTCATAACAAATCCCGGTCAAGGTGATGCCTCCATCTCCATCTCCAACCTGAAGTCCACGGACACAGCCACTTACCAGTGCAAAGTCAAGAAGACGCCGGGTATCGACTCCAGAAAAGTCACTGTAGTGGTGCTGG TTCCTCCCTCTCGGCCAAAATGTTGGGTTGAAGGTGGCGAAGAGAAAGGCACCACAGTTTCCCTCCGCTGTAATTCTGCTCAGGGATCAATTCCACTCTCTTATGTGTGGCGGAGAGAAGGAGGCTCAATTCCAGCCACTGCAACCCAAG ACCCACAGACAGGGGAGCTACTGATAAAGAACCACACAGACGGCAATGTTGGAACTTATGTGTGTGAGGTGAAAAACCCTGTCTCCAAAGCAGAGTGTAAATACTCCCTGCACGCATACAACC CCACTAATAAAGTGGGAGTCATCGTGGGAGCAGTGATTGGTGCCCTCTTggggctcctcctcctcctacttCTTATCTGGCTTCTTATCTGCTGCTGCCACAAGCGTCGCTATGAGAAGGAGGTGGCTAATGAAATAAG GGAGGATGTGCAGGCTCCTGAAAGCCGCCCGGCCAGTCGACAGTCCAGCCTTCGCTCGATTATGGGATACCGCACTCACCATGGGGTTCACTACAGCTCAGTGAGGAATAACCTGTCCAGCATCAGGGAGCCTGGAAACAGCTTCAGAAGTGGAAGTCAGGGGCCAATAACCCCAGACAAACCCACCACGCTTAATTATGACCACCGCTATGGATACCCTGTGTAA
- the tas2r202 gene encoding taste receptor, type 2, member 202 has translation MIGLNKVAVWVMTGQQAVLTIFFNVYIFLMSLWNYKQKKKRSPSETIIVALSMANMAHQLVCYFWMTMDETDTECRINQVFYGFILALIYSMKFTVMWDTGFLTFYYSTKLVNTPNHCYTQIQAFILKHVTLAVVLIPLCGLGICTPMLVVFHSDNYTRTNADCGVLFPDTTPGLVYEVMYLLLADVLPGLLMVKCCISISVHLAIHLRNMKASTNGAHGPKLGSQMRVIQMALSLVAIFIIFLVVDLYVNYEIVVNHENAIVLTFFFTSVYTTVAAMVLIYGKKTLWKALIHEYNVCLDGHSCLSCLKVPQQKSKPSNSAKAKN, from the coding sequence ATGATAGGCTTGAATAAAGTGGCTGTGTGGGTAATGACAGGTCAGCAGGCTGTCCTCACCATCTTCTTTAATGTCTATATATTTTTGATGAGCTTGTGGAACTACaagcaaaaaaagaagaggagccCCAGTGAGACCATCATTGTGGCTCTGTCCATGGCCAACATGGCTCACCAGCTGGTCTGCTACTTTTGGATGACCATGGATGAAACAGACACAGAATGTCGCATCAACCAGGTGTTTTACGGCTTCATCCTTGCACTTATCTACAGTATGAAGTTCACCGTCATGTGGGACACTGGCTTCCTCACTTTCTACTACAGCACAAAGCTTGTCAACACACCCAATCACTGCTACACCCAAATACAGGCTTTTATCCTCAAACATGTGACCTTAGCAGTCGTGCTCATCCCTCTGTGTGGCTTGGGCATCTGCACGCCCATGCTCGTCGTCTTTCACTCTGATAACTATACCAGAACAAACGCTGACTGTGGGGTTTTGTTCCCCGATACCACCCCAGGCCTGGTGTACGAGGTCATGTATCTGCTCCTTGCTGACGTCCTGCCCGGACTGCTCATGGTGAAATGCTGCATCTCCATCTCTGTCCACTTGGCcattcatctccgtaacatgaAAGCTAGCACCAACGGAGCCCACGGCCCAAAGCTGGGCTCTCAGATGAGAGTGATCCAGATGGCTTTGTCTCTAGTAGCCATCTTCATCATTTTCCTTGTGGTTGATCTGTATGTTAACTATGAGATAGTGGTGAATCATGAGAATGCCATTGTGCTCACATTCTTCTTTACATCTGTCTACACGACTGTTGCTGCCATGGTGCTGATCTATGGTAAAAAGACTCTTTGGAAGGCACTGATCCACGAATACAACGTCTGTCTGGATGGACATTCATGTCTGTCCTGTTTGAAAGTACCGCAGCAAAAGTCCAAACCCAGCAATTCTGCAAaagcaaaaaactga